A single region of the Acidimicrobiia bacterium genome encodes:
- a CDS encoding WhiB family transcriptional regulator translates to MTIGNNSPEDFWQARAACRGQHAYLFFPPNHFERKHEKLQREAAAKAICRTCPVIDECREYALAIREPHGIWGGLTEAERKEILAKRHIAS, encoded by the coding sequence ATGACAATTGGCAACAACTCACCAGAGGACTTCTGGCAAGCTAGAGCTGCATGTCGGGGGCAACACGCGTATTTGTTTTTTCCTCCGAATCACTTTGAACGGAAACACGAAAAACTACAGCGGGAAGCAGCTGCCAAAGCTATTTGCCGAACGTGCCCCGTGATTGACGAGTGTCGGGAATATGCCCTTGCAATAAGAGAACCCCACGGAATCTGGGGGGGACTAACCGAAGCAGAGCGCAAAGAAATTCTCGCTAAGCGCCACATCGCTAGCTGA
- a CDS encoding iron-sulfur cluster insertion protein ErpA, with the protein MILLTEPAARKVKELMSQEGRPDLALRVAVRPGGCSGFTYEMYFDSDIGEDDEVVEVHGVKVAVDKISSKFLDGASLDYREGLMDAGFTLDNPNAQRTCGCGQSFS; encoded by the coding sequence ATGATACTTCTCACCGAGCCTGCGGCCAGAAAAGTAAAAGAGCTGATGAGCCAGGAGGGTCGACCGGACCTGGCGCTGCGAGTAGCGGTGAGACCAGGTGGATGCTCGGGCTTTACCTATGAAATGTACTTCGATAGCGACATTGGCGAAGACGATGAGGTCGTTGAGGTACACGGCGTTAAGGTCGCCGTAGACAAGATAAGCTCCAAATTTCTAGACGGAGCATCGCTGGATTACCGGGAAGGTCTAATGGATGCGGGCTTTACCTTGGACAACCCCAACGCGCAGCGAACCTGTGGCTGCGGACAATCATTCAGCTAG
- a CDS encoding macrolide ABC transporter ATP-binding protein has translation MFTFVPALEAKGVRKVYRGLAEDVEALKGIDLLVEPGEFVAVMGPSGSGKTTLLNCLSGLDTIDEGQVRVEGVDIHALSDKALSKFRAMKIGFVFQSFNLIPEFSAVENVELPLLLAGKSPAEARKSAVAILEKLGMSKRLGHRPSELSGGEQQRVAIARALVSSPAIVWADEPTGNLDSENSKAVLRLLRHANSEGHTVVMVTHDREVASVAKRLVQMRDGRILSDEPITH, from the coding sequence ATTTTCACTTTCGTGCCTGCACTGGAAGCAAAAGGGGTCCGCAAGGTCTATAGGGGCCTGGCTGAAGATGTGGAGGCCCTGAAGGGCATCGACCTATTGGTGGAGCCGGGCGAGTTCGTTGCTGTCATGGGTCCCTCTGGGTCCGGTAAAACAACTCTACTCAACTGTCTCTCCGGCCTTGACACAATCGACGAGGGCCAGGTACGCGTGGAAGGAGTAGACATCCACGCGCTTTCGGACAAAGCGCTCTCCAAATTCCGCGCAATGAAAATTGGCTTTGTATTTCAGTCGTTCAACCTAATACCGGAGTTCAGTGCTGTCGAGAACGTAGAGCTTCCTCTACTGCTTGCAGGAAAGAGTCCGGCTGAAGCCCGCAAGTCGGCCGTGGCCATCTTGGAGAAATTGGGGATGTCAAAACGGCTCGGCCACAGACCATCGGAACTCTCTGGAGGAGAACAACAGCGTGTGGCTATCGCACGTGCGCTTGTCAGCTCGCCCGCGATCGTATGGGCTGACGAGCCAACGGGGAACCTCGACTCCGAGAACTCCAAAGCCGTTCTCCGCCTGTTGCGCCATGCCAACTCAGAGGGACACACCGTGGTTATGGTGACTCACGACAGAGAGGTGGCATCGGTAGCAAAGCGCCTCGTGCAGATGCGAGACGGGCGAATTCTCTCCGACGAACCAATCACTCACTGA
- a CDS encoding alpha/beta hydrolase yields the protein MAGNDEYHLEWKTCIVEGRKAAYGEAGAGEPLLFLHGWGLGQHSYKRAMKRLLRLDVRVIAPALPGFGGTEDLPKESFSMEGYGDWVASFLHAIGVVDPVMVVGHSFGGGVAISFAHRHTYSVRLLVLVNSIGGSVWAQKDSVVKSMKERPLWDWGIHFPADVLPVRQITKVLPVILEDAIPNLLRNPMALWKVGNLARQADLRKELQELRDKNVPLVILWGKGDRIITQEAFEDLCRAAKIEGDVVSGGHTWLLADPDAFGEVMTNVVAVARVANRIKPSSQKAKTGAASTSSM from the coding sequence ATGGCTGGAAACGACGAGTACCACCTTGAGTGGAAAACGTGCATAGTCGAAGGGCGAAAGGCCGCCTACGGGGAGGCTGGCGCCGGAGAACCCCTTCTATTCCTTCACGGATGGGGTTTAGGACAACACTCCTACAAGCGAGCCATGAAACGCCTGTTGAGACTGGATGTTCGCGTTATTGCGCCTGCCCTTCCTGGCTTCGGAGGCACAGAGGACTTGCCAAAAGAAAGCTTTTCCATGGAGGGATACGGGGATTGGGTCGCTTCCTTTTTGCACGCCATCGGAGTGGTCGATCCCGTTATGGTCGTAGGCCACTCCTTTGGCGGCGGGGTGGCGATTTCGTTTGCCCACCGCCACACTTACAGCGTGCGCCTACTCGTCTTGGTCAACTCGATCGGTGGATCCGTATGGGCGCAAAAGGACTCCGTAGTCAAATCGATGAAAGAGCGACCCTTGTGGGACTGGGGTATACATTTCCCAGCAGACGTACTTCCCGTCCGACAGATTACGAAGGTGTTGCCCGTGATCCTGGAAGATGCCATCCCGAACCTCTTGCGAAATCCAATGGCTCTGTGGAAAGTAGGCAATTTGGCACGCCAAGCAGATCTCCGCAAAGAGCTCCAGGAGCTGAGAGATAAAAATGTGCCCCTAGTGATTCTTTGGGGGAAAGGAGACCGAATTATCACCCAGGAGGCCTTCGAGGACTTGTGTAGGGCAGCCAAGATCGAGGGGGACGTGGTTTCGGGAGGACACACCTGGCTGTTAGCGGATCCCGATGCCTTTGGCGAAGTTATGACGAATGTTGTGGCGGTAGCCCGCGTCGCCAACCGAATAAAGCCATCGAGCCAGAAAGCCAAAACAGGAGCAGCATCAACGTCCAGCATGTGA
- a CDS encoding MBL fold metallo-hydrolase: protein MIFSLHQDATHQASPQHQPDQENLGRIRQVPNGTGPTWGTRGIRGWNESNHPLAASVPQQVGPGILRVLAPNPGVMTGPGTNTYIITSSSEAAVVDPGPADARHLEAIASALGGRKCTAILLTHHHVDHVEGASRLGKLLGAPLAGYPSKLQVDIHLHDGSCLTVGGERDIVAVHTPGHASDHLCFLIYSSGIVLTGDHLMGGNTSVIAPPDGNMGQYVRSLQKLKDMNPRYALPGHGQPLPDPIEAIEWYVQHRMEREAAILGVLASQMNKCWTIQDIVEVVYKDVPPSAHKIAQYSVWAHLLKLEEEGRVRALGEEGLQSLWQLTQNPT from the coding sequence TTGATTTTCTCTCTACATCAAGACGCCACACATCAGGCGAGCCCACAACATCAACCCGATCAAGAGAATCTGGGTCGCATCCGTCAGGTACCGAATGGAACTGGACCGACCTGGGGGACTAGAGGAATACGCGGATGGAACGAGAGCAATCATCCTTTGGCTGCCTCCGTCCCTCAACAGGTAGGACCTGGGATCCTAAGAGTCTTGGCTCCTAACCCAGGCGTTATGACAGGTCCAGGAACCAACACGTACATAATCACCTCGTCAAGCGAGGCCGCGGTCGTGGATCCCGGGCCAGCAGATGCGCGTCATCTAGAAGCGATCGCCTCTGCTCTCGGAGGCCGCAAATGCACTGCAATCCTCTTGACCCACCATCACGTGGATCATGTCGAAGGAGCCTCGCGATTGGGAAAGCTTCTTGGCGCACCGCTGGCGGGGTACCCATCCAAGCTACAAGTGGACATTCATCTACATGACGGATCGTGCCTCACCGTTGGCGGCGAGCGCGACATAGTGGCGGTGCATACCCCAGGACACGCCTCCGACCACCTCTGTTTTCTCATCTACTCGTCAGGCATAGTACTTACAGGTGATCACCTAATGGGGGGAAACACCTCTGTGATAGCCCCGCCGGATGGAAACATGGGCCAGTACGTCCGGTCTCTTCAAAAACTAAAAGACATGAATCCCCGCTATGCTCTTCCCGGTCATGGTCAGCCCTTACCTGATCCTATTGAAGCGATCGAGTGGTACGTTCAACATCGTATGGAGCGAGAAGCAGCAATCTTAGGAGTGCTCGCCTCCCAAATGAATAAGTGCTGGACGATCCAGGACATCGTGGAAGTCGTTTACAAAGATGTTCCGCCTTCTGCTCATAAAATCGCCCAGTACTCGGTCTGGGCCCACCTGCTCAAGCTAGAAGAAGAAGGGAGGGTACGAGCACTTGGAGAAGAAGGTCTCCAATCCTTGTGGCAGCTCACCCAGAACCCGACTTAG
- a CDS encoding aldehyde dehydrogenase: MSDYKLYIGGEWVEAESGKSFETIDPSTGEPFATIARGDRADAAKAIDAAYECFRSGVWSSMPGAKRADILDQIADNISKNSQTLAQLESKDSGGTIRKAQLADVTGASQAFQFFARMAREIPDIEPQEPSSIPVPSDNYVRREPYGVCSGIVPWNFPLLMAAWKIAPAIAAGNTVVLKPASYTSITALELAKLIDQTDIPKGVVNVVAGPGGAVGEELASNPKVAKVAFTGSTEVGRRIMQLASTTVKKCTLELGGKSPALVTDDADLDLAASGVLWGTFFHCGQVCESGTRALVYESVYDEFLSMLVDRAGKLKIGPAGDFSTDLGPLVSAQQLETVERYVSIGNNEGAKLVCGGKRAEVPGHEGGYYYQPTIFADVDNKMKIAQEEIFGPVLSVIKVRDDDHAIEVANDSIYGLAGAVWCRDRQRAETLAARIESGTVWINDHHLINAKYPFGGYKQSGIGRELGKYGYDEYRQIKHVHIDKSGNKSSHMHFGVLSPTLVQ, translated from the coding sequence ATGTCGGATTACAAGCTGTACATAGGAGGAGAGTGGGTAGAGGCGGAGAGCGGAAAGTCGTTCGAGACTATAGATCCCTCTACCGGAGAGCCCTTTGCCACAATTGCCAGAGGTGACAGGGCCGACGCTGCCAAAGCAATTGACGCGGCGTATGAATGTTTCCGTTCCGGAGTTTGGTCGAGCATGCCCGGCGCAAAGAGGGCAGACATACTTGATCAAATAGCCGACAACATCTCTAAGAACAGTCAAACTCTGGCGCAACTCGAGTCAAAAGACTCGGGGGGAACCATTCGCAAAGCGCAACTCGCCGACGTAACCGGGGCTTCTCAGGCATTTCAGTTTTTCGCCCGAATGGCGCGAGAAATCCCCGACATCGAACCACAGGAGCCATCCTCTATTCCTGTTCCATCGGATAACTACGTGCGACGGGAGCCCTATGGTGTCTGCTCGGGGATCGTGCCGTGGAACTTCCCTCTTCTGATGGCAGCTTGGAAGATTGCACCCGCCATAGCGGCCGGTAACACAGTGGTCTTGAAGCCAGCAAGCTACACTTCTATAACGGCTCTCGAGCTGGCAAAGCTCATCGACCAAACAGATATTCCCAAAGGAGTTGTGAACGTTGTAGCCGGCCCCGGCGGAGCCGTCGGAGAAGAGCTGGCCTCCAACCCGAAGGTAGCAAAAGTTGCATTCACGGGATCCACAGAGGTTGGGAGGCGCATCATGCAGCTCGCCTCGACGACGGTAAAGAAGTGCACATTGGAACTGGGCGGTAAATCCCCTGCCCTTGTCACAGACGACGCCGACCTCGATTTGGCTGCGTCGGGGGTCCTGTGGGGCACGTTCTTCCACTGTGGACAGGTCTGCGAGTCTGGTACTAGGGCGCTCGTGTATGAGTCGGTATATGACGAGTTTCTCTCGATGCTCGTGGACCGAGCTGGAAAGCTCAAGATCGGGCCGGCCGGCGACTTCTCCACGGATTTGGGGCCTCTGGTCTCTGCCCAGCAGCTAGAGACAGTTGAGCGCTACGTTTCCATTGGCAACAACGAAGGTGCCAAGCTAGTCTGTGGCGGAAAGCGAGCAGAGGTTCCGGGTCACGAGGGGGGCTACTACTACCAACCCACGATATTTGCGGACGTAGATAACAAGATGAAAATCGCCCAAGAGGAGATATTCGGGCCGGTTCTCTCGGTTATCAAGGTCAGAGACGACGACCATGCTATAGAAGTCGCCAACGACTCCATCTATGGGCTCGCAGGCGCCGTGTGGTGTAGGGATCGGCAACGAGCCGAAACCTTGGCGGCACGAATCGAGAGCGGAACGGTCTGGATCAACGACCACCATCTCATCAACGCCAAGTACCCCTTTGGGGGTTATAAGCAGAGCGGCATAGGGCGGGAGCTAGGCAAGTACGGGTACGATGAATATCGCCAGATAAAACACGTCCACATAGACAAGTCTGGAAACAAAAGTTCTCACATGCACTTTGGCGTGCTCTCTCCGACGCTTGTGCAGTAA